The Paenarthrobacter aurescens region AAGGTTCAATCCATCAGGCAGTCCGGACAGATGCGGGGCTCCCAGCCCGTTGGCCACCACGGTCTCCCGGGCCGTGACCGTGGCACCGGACTCAAGCTGAACTCCAGTGACGCGCCCCCGGTCCCACAGCAGACTGCGTGCAGGGGAAGAAACTGCGTATCCAGCATCGGCTCCGGCTACCCAGGAAGGGTCTTCGGGTCCGTGCGAGGACAATCCACTGGCGATGCATGCCGCGAGTTTTCGCGGATCTACCTGGTGGTCTGCGGGGATGTCCAAAGCGCAGGAAATCTGCGGGCTGAGAAGCGGTTCGCGTTGCCTCGCATCCCGCAGGGTGAGCGGCTCAATGCCTAAACCGGCCGCAAGTTGCACTGCCCTCAGGTCTGCGAGCGCCCTGCGATCGGCGGCATCAGCACCCACGGCGAGGGTGGGCGTCGTGCGGTATCCGCTGTCCCCTCCCTGTGTGGATAGTCCCTTCACGAAGGCGGGCCAAAGCCGGGAAGACTCGAGCATCAACTCCAGGAGTTCTTCCTCCTGATAATGCAGTTCGCTGACGGGGGCAAGCATTCCTGCCGCAGCGAACGTTGCGCCCGAGGCCGGCTCAGGATCGATCAGTACTACTGAACGGCCTTGCCGCCTGGCTTCGTGGGCAATGCCGTGGCCTATGATGCCGGCGCCGATCACGGCAACGTCTGCCTGGAGGTGGGTATGGCGGGAATCTGCCATTCGTTTCCTTCCCTACGCCGGTACTAGCCGGATCAGGTCAAGCGGTCGGCTCTGAAGCCCTCTCAGCCGGACGGTCATATGACGATCGTCGCGGCTCCCGCAGTACGTGCCCAGTTTAGAGGAACTACTCTGGTTTCCATGACCCAGCCTGACGCTCTTGCCGCCGCCCGCCTCTACCTGTGCACCGATGCCCGTAAACGGCAGGGCGATTTTGAAGATTTTGTGGATGCCGCTTTTGAGGGTGGGGTGGACATCATTCAACTCCGGGACAAGACGTTGGAAGCTGCTGAGGAACTGGAAATATTGGCCGTCCTGCGGAGCGTCGCGCAGCGGCACGGGAAGCTGTGGGCCGTTAACGACCGTGCCGATGTTGCCAGTATTTCCGGGGCTCCTGTGTTCCACATCGGCCAGAAGGACCTGCCATTGACGGCCGCCCGGACGCTCCTGCCGAACGTCACCGGAATCGGCTTGTCCACCCACACGCCGGAACAGATTGACGCGGCGCTGGCCACCGCCCAAGGTCCTCTGGGACTGGATTATTTCTGTGTGGGTCCCGTGTGGGCAACACCTACCAAACCCGGCCGGGCTGCTGTTGGTACCGGCTTGGTCACATATGCCGCAGAAGCACAGAAGCGAGCGGATCACGAAGTGACGCTGCCGTGGTTCGCCATTGGGGGCATCGACCACAACAACGTGGAAGAAGTAGTCGCGGCCGGCGCCGGCAGGATTGTTGTGGTCCGCGCCATCACTGAGGCAACGGACCCGACGGCGGCAGCGAAGTCGCTGCTGCAGGCGCTGGACGCCGTGTAACAGGACACCAGAGAGCGCTGTGAGGGGGCAGCAGGCAGCTAAGCGGTGAGGCCAAGGCCCGTCATGCGGCGGGCGTGCTTGGCAGCAAGTTCCGCCGTCAGCGTTTTGACCGCGGCACGCGCATCCGGGGTGTTCTTCAGCGCCGGGCCGAGGACGGGATGTTCCACACCGACGCGCTGGGCCTGCGTCAAGGCCTCTCCCACCAGGCGCCGCCCCCATAGGGCGAGACGCGAGGCCAGGCGAGGGTCATCGGCCAAGGCCCTGTTCAGCAGGACGCGAAGCACTTCTGTGGCTTGATCGGGGGAAGCCACGCGTTCAACAAAGTGCTGGGTTGTTGAGTCGAGGAACATGGACACAGCCCTGTAGAAGTCCGAGGACACGGTGTCGATCACATAGGCCTTCATGACCGATTCGAACCAGTCCCCCGGTTTGGTGCGCTCGTGGAAATGGTCAAAGGAGCGTTGGAACGGCAGCATGGCGTGCTCGGGGTCAACCCCGATCTCCCACAACCGATCGCTGAGGAGGGCAA contains the following coding sequences:
- the thiO gene encoding glycine oxidase ThiO, with product MADSRHTHLQADVAVIGAGIIGHGIAHEARRQGRSVVLIDPEPASGATFAAAGMLAPVSELHYQEEELLELMLESSRLWPAFVKGLSTQGGDSGYRTTPTLAVGADAADRRALADLRAVQLAAGLGIEPLTLRDARQREPLLSPQISCALDIPADHQVDPRKLAACIASGLSSHGPEDPSWVAGADAGYAVSSPARSLLWDRGRVTGVQLESGATVTARETVVANGLGAPHLSGLPDGLNLPVRPVYGDILRLRVPAHLRPLVSSTIRGMVRGVPVYIVPRDDGTVVIGATQREDGLSAPSNAVSAGGVYQLLRDAQVLVPAVAELELLEATARARPGTPDNAPLLGRVTSDTGEVAGLIVATGFFRHGVLLTPVAAKIAGDLLNGSTDPRWAPFRPDRFTNTASLPALPTPSASTPTKESA
- the thiE gene encoding thiamine phosphate synthase produces the protein MTQPDALAAARLYLCTDARKRQGDFEDFVDAAFEGGVDIIQLRDKTLEAAEELEILAVLRSVAQRHGKLWAVNDRADVASISGAPVFHIGQKDLPLTAARTLLPNVTGIGLSTHTPEQIDAALATAQGPLGLDYFCVGPVWATPTKPGRAAVGTGLVTYAAEAQKRADHEVTLPWFAIGGIDHNNVEEVVAAGAGRIVVVRAITEATDPTAAAKSLLQALDAV
- a CDS encoding ferritin-like fold-containing protein, which codes for MGTSLDAATSAGQLSAELLGAMAYGELSAFGRLSLDSREAPTLHDRSVLAKIAVGAYGNFALLSDRLWEIGVDPEHAMLPFQRSFDHFHERTKPGDWFESVMKAYVIDTVSSDFYRAVSMFLDSTTQHFVERVASPDQATEVLRVLLNRALADDPRLASRLALWGRRLVGEALTQAQRVGVEHPVLGPALKNTPDARAAVKTLTAELAAKHARRMTGLGLTA